A section of the Tenrec ecaudatus isolate mTenEca1 chromosome 10, mTenEca1.hap1, whole genome shotgun sequence genome encodes:
- the IZUMO3 gene encoding izumo sperm-egg fusion protein 3 isoform X2 — MGNLWLLFLLSLSVVAFHEVKGCLECDPKFTEDIKTLIEKLIPAEVPGRNFLLQRQIKEIIHTSSTVPHRNKMLRVLDVHNVVNLRKWLKTEFEKLEKETWKGAFILQGKLLEVRQNLESKMKEALKTFSDVVVIEGPVLDCWSCLRITTHCFKGEYCGEDSRMAETREITLFLILLAESVVFGSSLLLFHVCVSHRRKMKAIRKSLKSYLEKKLEELMGMVEEKKRKESRTRK, encoded by the exons atgggtaACCTGTGGTTACTCTTTCTCCTTTCCCTATCTGTAGTAGCTTTCCATGAGGTCAAAGGCTGTCTGGAATGTGACCCCAAATTCACAGAAGATATTAAGACCTTGATAGAAAAGCTGATACCCGCAGAAGTCCCTGGTCGAAACTTTCTTCTTCAACGGCAGATTAAGGAGATTATCCATACCAGCTCCACCGTCCCCCACAGGAACAAGATGCTCCGGGTGTTGG ATGTCCACAACGTTGTTAACTTGAGAAAATGGCTGAAAACTGAATTTGAGAAACTGGAAAAAGAAACATGGAAAG GTGCCTTTATCCTTCAAGGAAAGCTTCTGGAAGTCCGGCAGAACCTGGAGTCCAAaatgaaggaagcattaaagacgtTCTCTGATGTTG TTGTGATTGAAGGTCCCGTTCTTGATTGTTGGAGCTGTCTTCGCATCACCACCCATTGCTTCAAAGGGGAGTATTGCGGAG AAGATTCAAGGATGGCCGAGACTCGGGAGATCACACTCTTTTTGATCTTGCTGGCAGAATCTGTAGTATTTGGAAGCTCTTTGTTACT ATTCCATGTATGTGTGTCTCATCGGAGGAAGATGAAGGCAATACGAAAATCACTAAAATCATATTTAGAGAAGAAGCTTGAAGAGTTAATGGGGATGGTAgaggagaagaaaaggaaagaaagcaggACCCGAAAATAA
- the IZUMO3 gene encoding izumo sperm-egg fusion protein 3 isoform X1: MGNLWLLFLLSLSVVAFHEVKGCLECDPKFTEDIKTLIEKLIPAEVPGRNFLLQRQIKEIIHTSSTVPHRNKMLRVLDVHNVVNLRKWLKTEFEKLEKETWKGAFILQGKLLEVRQNLESKMKEALKTFSDVACSEDCIVIEGPVLDCWSCLRITTHCFKGEYCGEDSRMAETREITLFLILLAESVVFGSSLLLFHVCVSHRRKMKAIRKSLKSYLEKKLEELMGMVEEKKRKESRTRK; the protein is encoded by the exons atgggtaACCTGTGGTTACTCTTTCTCCTTTCCCTATCTGTAGTAGCTTTCCATGAGGTCAAAGGCTGTCTGGAATGTGACCCCAAATTCACAGAAGATATTAAGACCTTGATAGAAAAGCTGATACCCGCAGAAGTCCCTGGTCGAAACTTTCTTCTTCAACGGCAGATTAAGGAGATTATCCATACCAGCTCCACCGTCCCCCACAGGAACAAGATGCTCCGGGTGTTGG ATGTCCACAACGTTGTTAACTTGAGAAAATGGCTGAAAACTGAATTTGAGAAACTGGAAAAAGAAACATGGAAAG GTGCCTTTATCCTTCAAGGAAAGCTTCTGGAAGTCCGGCAGAACCTGGAGTCCAAaatgaaggaagcattaaagacgtTCTCTGATGTTG CTTGTTCCGAAGATTGCA TTGTGATTGAAGGTCCCGTTCTTGATTGTTGGAGCTGTCTTCGCATCACCACCCATTGCTTCAAAGGGGAGTATTGCGGAG AAGATTCAAGGATGGCCGAGACTCGGGAGATCACACTCTTTTTGATCTTGCTGGCAGAATCTGTAGTATTTGGAAGCTCTTTGTTACT ATTCCATGTATGTGTGTCTCATCGGAGGAAGATGAAGGCAATACGAAAATCACTAAAATCATATTTAGAGAAGAAGCTTGAAGAGTTAATGGGGATGGTAgaggagaagaaaaggaaagaaagcaggACCCGAAAATAA